Proteins encoded in a region of the Camelus bactrianus isolate YW-2024 breed Bactrian camel chromosome 36, ASM4877302v1, whole genome shotgun sequence genome:
- the MRPS24 gene encoding small ribosomal subunit protein uS3m produces MAAPMCSPGLRRLVLPWSRELPCVCRALHTSAVCSKNRAARVRVGKGDKPVTYEEAHAPHYIAHRKGWLSLHTSNLDGEEHAAERTVEDVFLRKFMLGTFPGCLADQLVLKRRANQLEICALVLRQLPAHKFYFLVGYSETLLSHFYKCPVRLHLQTVPSKVVYKYI; encoded by the exons ATGGCGGCGCCCATGTGCAGCCCGGGGCTCCGGCGGCTG GTGCTGCCCTGGAGCCGGGAGCTGCCGTGCGTCTGTCGCGCCCTGCACACCTCCGCGGTCTGCTCCAAG aaTCGGGCGGCCCGAGTCCGAGTGGGCAAGGGGGACAAGCCAGTAACCTACGAGGAGGCACACGCGCCTCACTACATCGCGCACCGCAAAGGCTGGCTGTCGCTGCACACAA GTAACCTGGATGGGGAGGAGCATGCCGCAGAGCGGACAGTGGAAGATGTCTTCCTCCGCAAGTTTATGCTGGGCACCTTCCCAGGCTGCCTGGCTGACCAGCTTGTCCTCAAGCGCCGGGCTAACCAGCTGGAGATCTGTGCCCTGGTCCTGAGACAGCTGCCCGCACACAAGTTCTACTTCCTCGTGGGCTACAGTGAGACCCTGCTGTCCCACTTCTACAAGTGTCCTGTGCGTCTGCACCTGCAAACTGTGCCCTCCAAGGTTGTGTATAAGTACATCTAG